A segment of the Elaeis guineensis isolate ETL-2024a chromosome 6, EG11, whole genome shotgun sequence genome:
CCGCTCCGGTTGTTCGCCGGCCGGCGGCCCGCCGGTCCGCCTTCGTTTCTCGAAAGTCGGAGCCCGGAAGAAGCCTCTCCCTGGCTCCGTCTTCGttttagctttaggcctccaaaGATATTGAGCCGCCCCTGATTATTGATCACAGGGTAGCAGCATGTTCCATTCGGCTATTCCTAAAAGGAAAAGCAAAATAAGCAAATGATTCATGAGAAAAAATCAACAACACATTGGACAAAGAAGTGGAAGAGTGCACCAAAGAAATGAATAAATGGATACATAAATGAACCACATGCATCTAGTAGATCTCCATAAATAAGTGGATCTTTTACTTTTATTGAAcctatcaatcaaaaaaaaaaaaaaaagatttacttgtttcaccaaaaaaaaaaaatagtggtatTGGAAATGTACCTTAGAGTGGTCCTTGCCTCCTAGTTAATATTATTAGCCGGAGGGTCTTCGTGTGTCCACCTATCACTACCTTTGTTTTATGGTGGACCTCCATCCTCTTGTTAGTATATATGAATGAATCGTACTATTTTTCCACCTTTATTAAATGAAGCAGCGAAGCAAGAGAGCGGGGATGACGATATCTAATTAATCACTGCACTATTAGGTTGACATGGGTGCTCCTTGTGATTGACACAGTGATGCTTGTACCATTCATGAAAGTAAATCATAAACGAAATATGTGGAATGACACATTTCTTTTCAAAGAAAATGATTTGTTGCTTACTTTACCAAGTCCCATCATGATTTATAATAGGGggaaatctttttcttttctttttttttttttttgcccctctCTCAATTTAAATATCACTGGAGCTAGCTAACATTTCACTTGCCTTCTATATTTGTAATAGTAGATTTCAATCTTCAAGTATTTTGATCGGCCCGATCTAATTGCTCAAAATCGGAACAGGCTTTCAAGATCTATTTTGGTCGCCGGATAAAGCTAGCTAAATTCAGGTTATCAATTTAACAAGCACCAAAAGGTTATAGATAAAATTACCCCGTCAAAACCTTCAAAAGCTACTTAAGCTACTTAAATTTATTTGATGAGAGAAGGTGAAATAAAATCAACCCACTGAGCTTTACATTCTCCTTTTCACCCTATCGACTTTTTCCACAGCCACTAATGTCGGTAATATTAACCAGACAGTGGATCACTCTAACACGTGATTAATTGATTTAAAGATAATTACCAATAGATATAAAGATAGTTACGAATAGATAAATCTTGTCAGTTATTGAGCATCCAAATATAAGCTAAAATAGCCAAGTAAGCTAACAACCAACACATGATTTGAGGGGGACATTCTTGTCAACCTTGTCATACTATTAATTGATCTTGTCTTTGACATCTACAGCCTAGAAAATATACATCAAATGAAAAACTGAAAAAGATATTACTGCATTTCCGATCCATATATCAAACCCTTTAtacaaatatttttcaaattttcaaagtAGTCCAACAAAAATTCATGATAGCATAGTCTATCCACTATGTTGGACGTTTTCATGAACTAGAAAGCAAACGCCACTGCCTGGCTCATGTCCAGACTTGATCCCTTGACCGTAAAGTAGCACCCCCTTGTCATATAGTCGGCATTATCCAACAATCTGAACCACCAGAAAGAAAACCTATTCTTTTCCTAGATGAGCTCCAAACTACAACAAAACGAGATGAACCATTCCTCTTCCTTCGCATGAATCCAccgttatataaaatttatatagacaaataaataaaaatatttgaaatgcTTTGAGAGTCGTAAAAGATACGACCTAATGACCAACACCatgaaaaagaaagatcaaacatTATTTTGCATAAAAGATACAATCCGAACCTAAACCAGATCGGCGGCATATCAAACAGTGGCGTGCCGACATAACCATCAAGACAAAAGTGCAGTGAATCTCCTCAGATTAACCTCAACAACATCAACATGCTCCGCTATCATTTCAAATCcttcaataattattttattaattaaacgtTCCTCAAATTAAACCCCTCGTGTCCATCCCTCCTACCGCCCATTTCTCCCCCGCTGGTACCACCTTTTTTGTATCTCAATCCATAAATGCACCCAGCCCGCGCAAGCCCCAAACCGACACCCTCCATCACCTTTATCAACCAGACGGCTGTAATCCACCGGCCACCTAGCAACGGCCCAAGCCAGCTTTAATCAGACGGCCATCTTTCGTTTCCCTTGTCCTTGCTAAAAATCCCGAACAGTAACGTAACGACGCTGGGTCCTTCACGTACTCCAAGAATAATAATcccttctccctccctctctctctctcccccctccctctctttACACTGTTCTTTGTTCCCACTCGCTACCCTCCGCTCTCACCTGAAGAGAATCTCTCTCTCAGAAGGCAAAGAGAGAGTGAGTCATGGATCTCAAAGTCCCACCTTTTGCTGTCATCTTGATACCCCTTCTATTATCCCACATCTGGACCGGCGGCGACGCCGCCCACTCCCCCTCGCCCAGCCCGAAACCCGCGCCGGCCGCCCGGGGAACCGCCCCTCCGGTCGCCCGGGGCCCCGCCCCTCCGGTCGCCCGCGGCGGGCGGTCGACCCTGGACCCTCGGCAGCTGACGGCCCTCCAGTCGATCGGCCTCTCCACCACCCGGGACCCCTGCGCCCTCCCCTCCCCACACGACAACGCCACCGCCTGCGACAACGCCGCCCCGTTCCGCCACCTCGTCTCCCTCCGGCTCGCCAACTGCTCCCCCGACGTCGACCTCTCCTCCACCGCCCTCAGCGCCCTCTCCACCCTTCGCTCTCTCTCCCTCCTCCACTGCCCCATCCCCGCCCCACGCCGTCTGCCCACCCCCTTCGCCTCCTCCCTCCGCTCCTTCTCCTGCGTCTCCTCCCTCCGCCGCCTCACCGGCGTGTGGCTCTCCCGCCTCGTCAACCTCACCGACCTCGCCGTCGTCGACGTCCCCATCTCCACCTCCAGCCCCGCCGTCGTCCTTTCCCAGATGCACCACCTCCGCTCCCTCACCATCTCCCGCGCCAACCTCTCCGGTGGCCTCCCCCACCACTGGCACAATGTCGACCTCGTCCACCTCGATCTCTCCTCCAACACCCTCAAAGGCCCCATCCCCAGCTCCATTTCCGTCCTCGGCTACCTCGAGACCCTCAATCTCAGCTCCAACGGTCTCGCCGGAACCCTCCCCGACTCGATCGGCGACCTCGTCTTCCTCAAAAACGCTTCTTTTTCGCAGAACTCGCTCTCCGGCCCGATCCCGACCTCCATTTCCCAGCTTTCGAATCTCACCCATCTCGATCTGAGCTCGAACCAGTTCAATGGCAGCATCCCGAGGTTCCTGTCAGAGATGAAGGAGCTAAAGTTCCTAAATTTGGAGAACAACAACTTCCAGGGAGTGATCCCCTTCAATACCACCTCCATTAAAAAGCTGGAGGTCCTCAAAGTGCGCGGCAACAGCGATCTCTGCTACAATCACACACTGCTTTCTTCTAAGATGAAGCTCGGGATCGCACCCTGCGACAAATACGGGCTGCC
Coding sequences within it:
- the LOC105047492 gene encoding receptor-like protein 51 is translated as MDLKVPPFAVILIPLLLSHIWTGGDAAHSPSPSPKPAPAARGTAPPVARGPAPPVARGGRSTLDPRQLTALQSIGLSTTRDPCALPSPHDNATACDNAAPFRHLVSLRLANCSPDVDLSSTALSALSTLRSLSLLHCPIPAPRRLPTPFASSLRSFSCVSSLRRLTGVWLSRLVNLTDLAVVDVPISTSSPAVVLSQMHHLRSLTISRANLSGGLPHHWHNVDLVHLDLSSNTLKGPIPSSISVLGYLETLNLSSNGLAGTLPDSIGDLVFLKNASFSQNSLSGPIPTSISQLSNLTHLDLSSNQFNGSIPRFLSEMKELKFLNLENNNFQGVIPFNTTSIKKLEVLKVRGNSDLCYNHTLLSSKMKLGIAPCDKYGLPVSPPPDKSSKSDSDYSDDDGEDDDNGDAKKRSGGHHGPSKLVLGVAIGLSCLVFLVIFLICLSRVCG